The Erigeron canadensis isolate Cc75 chromosome 4, C_canadensis_v1, whole genome shotgun sequence genome window below encodes:
- the LOC122595497 gene encoding homogentisate phytyltransferase 1, chloroplastic — protein sequence MNTLITGSFSNKISCYSPPLSDSSNSTISTGCYHISLRVSKHNRVIQSQSSLVRHNIVKFNESYLPSWRRDTKHVASAVSEQPIEPDATSPQNPLASALDAFYRFSRPHTVIGTALSIVSVSLLAVQKLSDFSPLFFIGVLEAIVAAFFMNIYIVGLNQLSDIEIDKVNKPYLPLASGEYSVKTGIIIVSLFAVMSFWLGWIVGSWPLFWALFISFLLGTAYSINIPMLRWKRFALVAAMCILAVRAIIVQIAFYLHIQTFVYGRLAVFPKPVIFATGFMSFFSVVIALFKDIPDIVGDKIFGIQSFTVRMGQKRVFWICILLLEVAYGVAILVGASSPFLWSRYITVLGHAILGLILWGRAKSVDLESKSAITSFYMFIWQLFYAEYLLIPLVR from the exons ATGAATACTTTGATTACTGGGTCTTTTTCTAATAAGATTTCTTGTTATTCACCACCATTATCAGATTCGTCTAATTCAACTATATCGACAG GCTGTTATCATATATCATTAAGAGTATCAAAGCATAACCGAGTCATCCAATCTCAGTCGAGTCTTGTGAGACACAATATTGTCAAATTTAATGAAAGTTATCTACCTTCTTGGAGACGAGATACTAAGCATGTTGCATCTGCGGTTTCTGAACAACCCATTGAACCTGATGCTACAAGCCCTCAAAATCCATTAGCGAGTGCTTTAGATGCTTTTTACAGGTTTTCAAGACCTCATACAGTTATAGGAACT GCATTGAGCATAGTTTCAGTTTCACTCCTTGCAGTTCAAAAGCTTTCAGATTTTTCTCCGTTATTCTTCATTGGCGTTTTGGAG GCTATTGTTGCTGCCTtctttatgaatatatatattgttggctTGAACCAGCTATCTGATATAGAAATAGACAAG GTTAACAAACCGTATCTTCCATTGGCATCTGGAGAATACTCAGTTAAAACTGGCATTATCATTGTATCCTTATTTGCAGTCATG AGTTTCTGGCTTGGATGGATTGTTGGTTCATGGCCTTTATTTTGGGCACTTTTCATAAGCTTCCTTCTCGGGACGGCATACTCAATTAAT ATACCGATGTTGAGATGGAAGCGATTTGCTCTCGTGGCAGCAATGTGTATTCTAGCTGTACGAGCTATAATAGTTCAAATTGCATTTTACTTGCACATTCAG ACTTTCGTGTATGGAAGACTCGCTGTGTTCCCTAAGCCTGTAATATTTGCAACCGGATTCATGAGTTTCTTCTCTGTTGTTATAGCATTGTTCAAG GACATACCCGATATTGTTGGAGATAAGATTTTTGGCATTCAATCATTTACGGTCCGTATGGGTCAAAAACGG GTGTTTTGGATTTGTATCTTATTACTTGAAGTGGCTTATGGTGTTGCCATCCTAGTTGGGGCGTCATCTCCCTTCCTTTGGAGCCGATACATAACG GTATTGGGTCATGCGATTCTTGGTCTAATTCTGTGGGGTCGTGCCAAATCGGTTGATCTGGAGAGCAAATCAGCGATAACCTCATTTTACATGTTCATATGGCAG